In a single window of the Tellurirhabdus bombi genome:
- a CDS encoding DHA2 family efflux MFS transporter permease subunit has protein sequence MAATGFRRWIVVITAVSAAILELIDTSIVNVGLTDMAGNLGVTIEDISWVITAYAIANVIVIPMTSFLQNYFGRKNYYIASIILFTVASYLCGIADGLWTLVAFRFLQGIGGGALLSTSQGIMYDAFPVSQRPIASAIFGMGIVMGPTLGPTLGGFIIDNYHWSWMFFINVPIGIAAVLLSSAYIEKKPEEFNIERSKIKIDQLGILLLAVGVGSLQYVLERGEADDWFDSQAILYLSVVALISVPMFIWWELKTDSPVINLRVVKNRNLAVGSILVFIIGYGLFTSILLFPLFAQRIIGYTATKTGNLLIPGGIVTILIFPLVGKSLANGVSPRIFVSLGYLAFITFCFMMAGYDANASEGNFIWALLIRGIGMALINAPIINQCISTLKPQELPTGIAFTNMVRQLGGAFGIAITNTYIAQRTAVHRSDLVSNLQAGDPLTTERLNGLTQGLIAKGVNAMDAVSGAYRTMDAIISRQALMISYLDTFRLAGLFFVVTLPLLFLLQNKKMDPAAAKAAADAAH, from the coding sequence ATGGCAGCAACAGGTTTTCGGCGTTGGATTGTCGTCATTACGGCAGTATCGGCGGCCATTCTGGAGTTGATCGATACGTCCATTGTTAACGTCGGTTTGACCGATATGGCGGGTAACTTGGGCGTTACGATTGAAGATATTTCTTGGGTCATAACGGCCTATGCCATTGCAAACGTCATTGTTATTCCGATGACGAGCTTTTTGCAAAATTATTTCGGGCGAAAAAATTACTACATCGCTTCCATCATTCTCTTTACCGTGGCCTCGTATCTCTGCGGTATAGCCGACGGCCTCTGGACGCTGGTGGCCTTCCGGTTCCTACAGGGCATTGGCGGGGGCGCATTGCTTTCTACCTCACAGGGGATTATGTACGATGCTTTTCCCGTTTCGCAACGACCCATTGCGTCGGCCATTTTCGGGATGGGAATCGTGATGGGACCAACGCTAGGACCAACGCTGGGGGGCTTTATTATCGACAATTACCACTGGAGCTGGATGTTTTTCATCAATGTACCCATTGGTATTGCGGCGGTTCTGTTGAGTTCGGCCTACATCGAGAAGAAACCCGAGGAATTCAACATTGAACGCAGTAAAATCAAGATCGACCAGCTTGGCATTTTGCTCCTGGCGGTTGGCGTGGGCAGTCTGCAATACGTGCTCGAACGGGGTGAAGCCGACGATTGGTTTGATAGTCAGGCCATTTTATACCTTTCCGTAGTAGCCTTGATTTCAGTGCCCATGTTTATCTGGTGGGAATTGAAAACCGATAGTCCGGTGATTAACCTGCGGGTGGTAAAAAACCGCAATCTGGCGGTGGGATCAATTCTGGTTTTTATCATTGGGTATGGCTTGTTTACGTCTATTCTGCTATTCCCGCTGTTTGCCCAACGCATTATTGGCTACACGGCTACCAAGACTGGTAACTTACTGATTCCGGGCGGGATCGTCACGATTTTGATCTTTCCGCTGGTTGGTAAATCGCTGGCGAATGGGGTTTCTCCCCGCATTTTTGTTTCGCTAGGTTACCTGGCTTTTATCACGTTTTGCTTTATGATGGCGGGGTATGATGCCAATGCCAGCGAAGGAAATTTTATCTGGGCATTGCTCATTCGCGGGATTGGGATGGCACTGATTAACGCTCCCATCATCAACCAGTGTATTTCTACCCTGAAACCGCAGGAGCTGCCAACGGGCATTGCTTTCACCAACATGGTTCGGCAGCTAGGTGGCGCGTTCGGGATTGCCATTACCAACACCTACATTGCCCAGCGGACTGCTGTTCACCGAAGCGATCTGGTATCTAACCTACAGGCCGGTGATCCGCTAACAACCGAACGGCTGAACGGCCTGACGCAGGGCCTGATTGCCAAAGGAGTTAACGCAATGGATGCCGTATCGGGCGCTTACCGAACCATGGATGCCATTATATCCCGGCAGGCACTTATGATTTCTTACCTGGATACATTCAGGCTGGCGGGGCTCTTCTTTGTTGTTACGCTACCGCTACTCTTTCTATTACAAAACAAGAAAATGGACCCTGCTGCGGCAAAAGCGGCGGCTGATGCGGCGCATTAA
- a CDS encoding glycoside hydrolase family 130 protein, whose product MNLPASRRCLLLCVLFLLLTETGYGQTSKRSRRFVKADNEKTWQIGPFKKLNSVNPVLLPLASTTFDCPVRKETVRWEEKDVFNPAAVVRDGKIYMIYRAEDVVGKYAGTSRLGLASSTDGIHFKRLPKPVFYPANDAMKTYEWEGGCEDPRVIESPNGVYVMTYTAYDGDKARLCVATSKDLMNWQKQGLAFGEAYNNKYQNHWSKSGSIIGKRVGSQIIAQKINDKYWMYWGDQQQLYIAYSDDLLHWIPVERSNGKLLGVAEFRPGRHDYRVLEPGPSALITPKGIVLIYNGMNDAQRGDRSLPEGAYAAGQMLFKADDPVELIDRTETYFMKPDQPYEIEGQVNQVCFLEGLAPYKGKWFLYYGTADSKIAVATAPIK is encoded by the coding sequence ATGAACCTGCCTGCGAGCCGTCGCTGTTTACTTCTTTGTGTTTTATTCTTATTACTGACCGAAACGGGGTATGGTCAGACATCCAAGCGCTCCAGACGCTTCGTTAAAGCCGACAATGAAAAGACCTGGCAGATCGGCCCATTCAAAAAACTGAATTCGGTTAATCCGGTTTTACTCCCCCTGGCATCGACCACCTTTGATTGCCCGGTCCGAAAGGAGACGGTTCGTTGGGAAGAGAAAGACGTTTTTAATCCGGCTGCGGTCGTGCGGGACGGAAAGATTTACATGATCTACCGGGCCGAAGATGTGGTCGGGAAATACGCGGGTACATCCCGCCTTGGACTAGCCAGCAGCACTGACGGAATCCATTTCAAAAGGCTGCCCAAACCAGTTTTCTATCCGGCAAACGACGCCATGAAAACCTACGAATGGGAAGGCGGCTGCGAAGATCCACGCGTGATCGAAAGTCCAAATGGAGTCTATGTGATGACTTATACAGCCTACGACGGAGATAAAGCCCGGCTTTGCGTAGCGACGTCAAAAGACCTGATGAACTGGCAAAAGCAGGGTCTGGCGTTCGGAGAGGCTTACAACAACAAATACCAAAACCACTGGTCTAAATCAGGCTCTATCATTGGAAAACGGGTTGGAAGCCAGATTATCGCGCAAAAAATCAACGATAAGTACTGGATGTATTGGGGCGACCAGCAGCAACTTTACATCGCTTACTCCGATGATTTGCTGCACTGGATACCGGTTGAGCGGTCTAATGGCAAGCTCTTAGGCGTGGCCGAGTTTCGGCCTGGAAGACATGATTACCGCGTGCTGGAACCTGGCCCGTCGGCATTAATTACACCGAAAGGAATTGTGCTGATCTACAACGGCATGAACGATGCACAGCGGGGCGACCGGAGCTTGCCCGAGGGAGCCTATGCCGCCGGACAAATGCTCTTTAAGGCCGATGATCCGGTTGAACTAATTGATCGGACGGAAACGTACTTCATGAAGCCTGACCAACCGTACGAAATTGAAGGCCAGGTAAATCAGGTTTGCTTTCTGGAAGGGTTGGCTCCCTACAAAGGCAAATGGTTTTTGTATTATGGAACCGCCGACTCGAAGATCGCGGTAGCTACAGCCCCGATTAAGTAA
- a CDS encoding FecR domain-containing protein → MDKLLARYVRNECSPQEEKQVIDYLQNPANEPKLHAKMWVQWQQAPAPIDSEPNWQRLWQRIEKQTALKPYKLANPSNLNAHFIKGVIWLCLLLALGFSLQFLQNWYIPMALTYHTNPDERLKIVLPDSSSTVILNGNSTLHCFPKNTRPNGNVWIQGEGYFTVSSRKKNNPLLVHASPKVSLKVNKGSFYLSNRDSLTRLVVGQHPIALIVQPSLFGAPSVQSVQEGEIVEFDKGQGLFSAAGIDSPDYLDWAIPYLH, encoded by the coding sequence ATGGATAAGCTCCTAGCCAGGTACGTTCGAAACGAGTGTAGCCCGCAGGAAGAAAAACAGGTGATTGATTACCTGCAAAATCCTGCCAACGAACCGAAATTACACGCCAAAATGTGGGTGCAATGGCAACAGGCTCCCGCTCCCATTGATTCCGAGCCGAATTGGCAGCGGCTCTGGCAGCGCATTGAAAAACAAACCGCGCTGAAGCCGTACAAACTCGCAAACCCGTCCAACCTAAACGCCCACTTTATAAAAGGGGTTATCTGGTTATGCCTGCTTCTGGCGCTTGGATTTAGCCTTCAGTTCCTGCAGAATTGGTACATTCCCATGGCGCTAACCTACCACACGAACCCCGACGAGCGCCTTAAAATTGTCTTGCCAGACTCTTCGTCTACCGTAATTTTAAATGGTAATTCGACCTTGCATTGCTTCCCAAAGAACACCCGTCCAAATGGAAATGTCTGGATACAGGGTGAAGGGTATTTTACGGTTAGCTCACGAAAAAAAAACAACCCTCTACTCGTGCATGCCTCCCCAAAAGTTTCCTTAAAAGTGAATAAAGGAAGTTTTTATCTGTCCAATCGCGATTCTCTGACCCGATTGGTGGTGGGGCAGCATCCCATAGCCCTAATTGTTCAGCCGAGTCTTTTCGGCGCGCCTTCTGTGCAGTCTGTGCAGGAAGGAGAAATTGTTGAATTTGATAAAGGCCAGGGGCTTTTTTCTGCTGCTGGCATTGATTCTCCAGATTATTTAGATTGGGCGATCCCGTATCTGCATTAG
- a CDS encoding MarR family winged helix-turn-helix transcriptional regulator: MEKCENLSPETASFNYQLFYKVRERSLGRVLSKLKKFLSRDIEERLLASGFTDFKVSYIVFLGNLEENGITNNELAKRAGVTKQAMSKIVKLLEDGGYIYTVKDPKDSRSSQIFMNERGKQLMKTVFNCMQKIREKYDAIAGHEQVEQMADTMLLLVRELEKEENT; the protein is encoded by the coding sequence ATGGAAAAGTGCGAGAATTTATCACCAGAAACGGCGTCCTTTAACTACCAGCTCTTCTACAAGGTACGTGAGCGATCGCTGGGCCGTGTTCTATCTAAGCTGAAAAAGTTTCTATCCCGCGATATTGAAGAGCGGTTATTGGCCTCAGGCTTTACCGACTTTAAGGTTAGCTACATCGTTTTTTTGGGCAATCTGGAAGAAAATGGAATTACCAACAATGAGTTGGCAAAACGGGCAGGCGTGACCAAACAGGCCATGAGTAAAATTGTAAAATTGCTGGAAGACGGGGGGTATATCTATACCGTAAAAGATCCTAAAGACTCGCGTTCCAGTCAGATATTTATGAATGAGCGTGGCAAGCAGCTGATGAAAACTGTGTTTAACTGCATGCAGAAGATCCGCGAAAAGTACGATGCCATTGCGGGGCATGAGCAGGTCGAGCAGATGGCCGACACCATGTTGCTACTGGTGAGAGAGCTGGAAAAAGAAGAAAATACGTAG
- a CDS encoding amidase, producing MNVPSTSSLTFQEYAQYDAVGLAELVKKGDVSAAELLETAIARAEAVNPQLNAIVQPLYEEGRKMVSQLPVSAPFRGVPFLVKDLELEWAGTPLRAGCRGYQNYVSTADSGLVQRMKAAGLVLFGKTNTPEFGLTPYTESKLYGPARNPWKLTHSPGGSSGGSAAAVAAGIVPAATASDGGGSIRIPAANCGLFGLKPSRGRTSLGPRFGELWQGAVSSHVVTRTVRDSAALLDALAGATPGDPYGIAAPERPFTEEINQEPGRLRIAFTTGHPFLSQKLDPECVKAVQETARLLESLGHDVEEIPLPYDAPALSELFFTMVLAETGATVRELGIYLGRPARRLDVELNTWALARLSEAYSAVDFAFQLRRWNELARRMGTLHETYDLLLTPVLSRPPIQIGELQNSSTEDRLLKIVDSLGVLRHLKGSKIVTELAEKTFSYIPYTPIANMTGQPSMSVPLHRTPEGLPVGLMFTASIGNEALLFRLASQLEQARPWPKLAPLAE from the coding sequence ATGAACGTCCCGAGTACCTCCTCATTAACGTTTCAGGAATACGCGCAATACGATGCGGTTGGTTTAGCTGAATTGGTTAAAAAAGGAGACGTCTCTGCCGCCGAATTGCTTGAAACGGCCATTGCTCGGGCGGAAGCAGTCAATCCGCAACTCAACGCCATTGTGCAGCCTTTGTACGAAGAAGGGCGTAAAATGGTGTCGCAACTGCCGGTTAGCGCTCCGTTTCGGGGCGTTCCTTTTCTGGTCAAAGATCTGGAACTAGAGTGGGCGGGGACGCCATTGCGAGCTGGTTGCCGTGGCTACCAGAATTATGTCTCGACCGCAGACAGTGGCCTGGTTCAACGGATGAAAGCAGCTGGATTGGTTTTATTTGGTAAGACTAATACGCCAGAATTTGGCCTCACACCTTATACCGAGTCTAAACTTTACGGTCCGGCTCGAAACCCCTGGAAACTAACGCATTCGCCGGGCGGTTCGAGCGGCGGCTCTGCGGCGGCGGTAGCGGCTGGTATTGTCCCTGCGGCTACGGCGAGCGATGGCGGTGGATCAATTCGCATTCCGGCGGCGAACTGTGGCTTATTTGGCCTCAAACCATCGCGGGGGCGAACGTCCTTAGGTCCCCGTTTTGGCGAACTTTGGCAAGGAGCCGTAAGCAGCCATGTAGTAACAAGAACGGTACGCGACAGCGCGGCCTTACTGGATGCTCTGGCCGGCGCCACGCCGGGCGATCCTTACGGAATTGCAGCCCCCGAACGGCCTTTTACCGAAGAAATAAACCAGGAGCCGGGCCGCCTGCGAATTGCCTTTACAACCGGACATCCTTTCCTCAGCCAAAAGTTGGATCCCGAATGTGTAAAAGCCGTGCAGGAAACAGCCCGGCTCCTGGAAAGCCTGGGTCATGATGTGGAGGAAATTCCTCTTCCGTATGATGCGCCTGCCCTGAGCGAATTATTTTTTACTATGGTTCTGGCCGAAACGGGCGCTACCGTTCGGGAACTGGGTATTTACCTGGGGCGTCCGGCCCGCCGGTTGGATGTTGAGTTGAATACCTGGGCTTTGGCGCGGCTGTCCGAAGCATACTCTGCCGTTGATTTCGCTTTTCAGTTGCGGCGCTGGAATGAGTTGGCGCGTCGCATGGGTACGCTGCACGAAACGTACGACCTGTTGCTTACACCCGTCCTTTCGCGGCCACCCATTCAGATCGGCGAATTGCAAAACTCGTCTACCGAGGACCGGCTTTTAAAAATAGTAGATTCGCTGGGCGTATTGCGTCACCTGAAAGGCAGCAAGATTGTCACAGAATTAGCCGAAAAAACCTTTAGCTATATCCCCTATACGCCCATTGCAAACATGACAGGGCAGCCTTCCATGTCCGTGCCATTGCACCGTACGCCAGAGGGTTTGCCTGTTGGCCTGATGTTCACGGCGAGTATCGGCAA
- a CDS encoding sigma-70 family RNA polymerase sigma factor, translating into MTLEQTLLRQLHGENKAALQAIYERFAAQVYQFAFGYLKNAKVTEQVVRDVFSNLWEKRQTLSDTISLNGYLFTLTCHFVLVQFREQASEYPLQDVLQNLTTQTVPVNSEQVLYLELEEFYQQAIARLSKSHRQLYELSRHKGYSNQQIAEELSMSPHCVEESLKQAVAKISGHFAKYIN; encoded by the coding sequence ATGACTCTTGAACAAACACTTCTTCGGCAATTGCACGGTGAAAACAAAGCCGCGCTTCAGGCGATTTATGAGCGCTTTGCCGCGCAGGTTTACCAGTTTGCTTTTGGCTACCTGAAAAATGCCAAAGTGACAGAACAGGTTGTCCGTGACGTTTTTAGTAACTTATGGGAGAAGCGCCAGACGCTGAGTGATACGATATCGCTAAACGGGTATCTTTTTACGCTAACCTGTCATTTTGTTTTGGTGCAATTTCGGGAGCAGGCCAGTGAGTACCCTTTGCAGGATGTGCTCCAGAACCTGACAACACAAACTGTTCCCGTCAACAGCGAACAGGTTTTGTATCTGGAATTGGAAGAATTCTACCAACAGGCAATTGCCAGGTTATCCAAAAGCCACCGCCAGTTATATGAGCTGAGCCGGCACAAAGGATACAGTAACCAGCAAATTGCCGAGGAGCTTTCTATGTCGCCGCACTGTGTGGAAGAATCGCTTAAACAAGCAGTTGCCAAAATAAGCGGGCATTTTGCAAAATACATTAACTAG
- a CDS encoding TolC family protein, with product MRRFQLIFILFAITGLAQAQTNAPQTNLPADLKALITQATANFPRLKEQEQQVRAGEVRVDLARTAYQPNVTGNGSYQYVTPVAKATLPVNGRETTIQFQPNHNLNANIGIGQTIYDFGRTEASIRRATDDVQILKRNLELSQQNLAYQVAATYYGIGFLQKSITVQDSVISVSQQNIQVFANRLQNGEALEYDLISQQVRLKAAQNRKIDLQNNLERQRALLTYLTGNLNPAISPAATQFSEQVSTLSLEATRPAEETGNKEVQLAQDRVRAAQTDVLISGRSNKPSIGFNGSAGFRNGYLPAINTPRFNIAAGVALTVPIYDGRRHKLQNQAAQINLDASRYAVANASAQLRQNLDQLAADIRSNQQRLANLETQTLQARKALDIARTRLKNGVITNVELQSAETGVEEAELARLNYQYQLLLNQLELKRLLGENLN from the coding sequence ATGAGACGATTTCAGCTAATTTTCATCTTATTCGCAATAACGGGCCTTGCCCAGGCGCAGACAAACGCCCCTCAGACGAACCTGCCCGCTGATTTAAAGGCCCTGATTACGCAGGCTACCGCTAATTTTCCGCGCCTGAAAGAGCAGGAACAGCAGGTTCGGGCGGGAGAAGTCCGCGTTGATCTGGCCCGCACCGCCTACCAGCCCAACGTAACTGGAAATGGTTCTTACCAGTATGTTACGCCGGTGGCCAAGGCTACGCTTCCTGTTAATGGCCGCGAAACAACCATTCAGTTTCAGCCCAATCATAACCTGAACGCGAACATTGGCATCGGGCAAACGATTTATGATTTTGGTCGCACCGAAGCCAGTATCCGCCGAGCAACGGACGATGTGCAGATTTTAAAACGGAACCTCGAGCTGAGTCAGCAAAATCTGGCCTATCAGGTGGCGGCTACATACTACGGCATCGGCTTTCTGCAAAAAAGCATTACAGTGCAGGATTCGGTCATTAGTGTATCGCAACAAAACATCCAGGTTTTCGCCAATCGGCTGCAAAACGGGGAGGCGCTGGAATACGATCTCATCTCCCAGCAGGTTCGTTTGAAAGCGGCCCAAAACCGAAAAATAGACTTGCAGAACAATCTGGAACGGCAACGCGCGTTATTGACCTACCTGACGGGCAATCTGAATCCAGCGATCAGCCCGGCGGCTACGCAGTTTTCCGAGCAGGTTTCTACCTTGTCTTTGGAGGCAACTCGGCCAGCGGAAGAAACTGGCAATAAAGAAGTTCAACTGGCCCAGGATCGCGTTCGGGCTGCACAAACGGATGTTTTGATTAGTGGACGCAGCAATAAACCAAGTATCGGTTTCAACGGCTCAGCGGGTTTCCGAAACGGTTATTTGCCCGCTATCAATACGCCTCGATTCAACATCGCTGCCGGTGTGGCCTTAACCGTGCCTATTTACGACGGTAGGCGTCACAAATTGCAGAATCAGGCAGCGCAAATCAACCTGGATGCCAGCCGCTACGCCGTTGCCAATGCCAGTGCCCAGTTGCGTCAGAATCTAGATCAACTGGCCGCTGATATTCGCAGCAACCAGCAACGATTGGCCAACTTGGAGACGCAAACCTTACAGGCGCGCAAAGCCCTGGATATTGCCCGTACTCGGCTGAAAAACGGCGTTATAACCAACGTAGAGCTGCAAAGCGCCGAAACAGGCGTCGAAGAAGCGGAATTAGCCCGACTAAATTATCAGTACCAACTGTTATTGAATCAATTAGAGCTAAAACGCTTATTGGGAGAGAATTTGAATTGA
- a CDS encoding SCP2 sterol-binding domain-containing protein, giving the protein MTLQELTNEIRNRIGTDSGINATVKLDTDQGAVYIDGKQIPNVVSNEDKAADCEIKVTVDNLQKMSSGELNPMSAFMFGKLKVKGDMAVAMKIGPKLA; this is encoded by the coding sequence ATGACTCTACAAGAATTGACCAACGAGATTCGTAACCGAATCGGTACGGATAGTGGAATTAATGCAACCGTTAAGCTCGATACCGACCAGGGAGCCGTATACATCGACGGAAAACAGATACCTAACGTGGTGTCTAACGAAGACAAAGCAGCTGATTGCGAGATCAAAGTTACGGTTGACAACTTGCAAAAAATGTCATCCGGGGAGTTGAATCCCATGTCTGCGTTTATGTTTGGAAAACTTAAAGTAAAAGGCGACATGGCCGTTGCCATGAAAATCGGTCCGAAACTGGCTTGA
- a CDS encoding HlyD family secretion protein: MATEQTTPVKKYLPRLIILVVVIVAAIYGFNAYQHSQVYETTDNAQIEGNAAPVLARVAGYVQEANVEDYALVKKGQPLITIDPQEYDVALRQVEADYQQTLADLQTAQADLQNARANLRNVQQNFRVAQSNAAVQATRRDKAQKDLQRDQNLYQGQSLTKKQLEDSQSNADVQARQYDANVQQINLARSSEDVSQAAIARAQANILKVQAVLKVKQAAVDNAKLRLGYARITAPISGKIGKKNVVVGQYVQPGQTLFTIVNDSTFWVVANFKETQLEKMRIGQPVDLKIDAYPDLDVKGKVVSLSEATGAKFALLPPDNASGNFVKVTQRVPVKIEIQNPEKYKGLLRAGLSVEPAVKVQ; this comes from the coding sequence ATGGCAACAGAACAAACCACGCCAGTCAAAAAATACCTTCCCCGGTTAATTATATTGGTTGTCGTTATCGTGGCTGCTATTTATGGTTTCAACGCGTACCAACACAGCCAGGTATACGAAACCACAGATAATGCCCAGATTGAAGGAAATGCAGCGCCAGTGCTGGCCCGGGTAGCGGGTTATGTGCAGGAGGCAAACGTTGAAGATTATGCACTGGTCAAAAAAGGACAGCCTTTGATTACCATTGATCCGCAGGAGTACGACGTTGCCCTCCGGCAGGTCGAAGCCGACTACCAGCAGACGCTGGCCGATTTGCAAACCGCCCAGGCCGACCTACAAAATGCCCGCGCCAACCTGCGTAATGTGCAGCAAAACTTCCGCGTCGCTCAATCAAACGCGGCGGTACAAGCCACCCGGCGGGATAAAGCCCAAAAAGACCTGCAACGCGATCAGAACTTGTACCAGGGCCAGTCACTGACCAAAAAGCAATTGGAAGATTCGCAGAGCAATGCGGATGTGCAGGCCCGTCAATACGATGCCAACGTGCAGCAAATCAACCTGGCACGCAGCTCCGAGGATGTTTCTCAGGCGGCCATTGCCCGGGCGCAGGCTAACATTCTGAAGGTGCAGGCGGTCCTGAAAGTAAAGCAAGCCGCAGTCGATAATGCTAAATTACGCCTTGGATACGCCCGCATAACAGCGCCGATTTCCGGCAAAATAGGCAAGAAAAATGTCGTGGTTGGCCAGTACGTTCAACCGGGACAAACTCTCTTCACGATTGTCAATGATTCGACCTTCTGGGTAGTGGCGAACTTCAAGGAAACCCAACTGGAAAAAATGCGCATTGGCCAGCCCGTTGATCTGAAGATTGACGCTTATCCCGACCTCGACGTAAAAGGAAAAGTGGTTTCGCTCTCGGAAGCAACCGGCGCCAAGTTTGCCCTTCTGCCGCCCGACAACGCTTCTGGAAACTTCGTGAAAGTAACCCAGCGCGTACCGGTTAAAATTGAAATTCAGAATCCGGAGAAATACAAAGGTTTGCTCCGGGCTGGCTTAAGCGTTGAACCTGCCGTGAAAGTGCAGTAA
- the acpP gene encoding acyl carrier protein, with the protein MKARVISILKNFGVQHSAITNDVHFTRDLGLDSLDTVDLIMHLEQEFGIRVPDEDYSKLTTLQGVLDYLQTEHHVTADAVV; encoded by the coding sequence ATGAAAGCGCGAGTAATAAGCATTCTCAAAAATTTTGGCGTCCAGCACAGCGCCATTACCAACGACGTACATTTCACCCGGGATCTTGGGCTGGATAGTTTGGATACGGTCGATTTGATTATGCATCTTGAACAGGAATTTGGTATCCGGGTTCCCGACGAGGATTATTCAAAGCTCACGACTTTGCAAGGGGTATTGGATTACCTCCAGACAGAGCATCATGTAACGGCTGACGCAGTGGTCTAA
- a CDS encoding 2-phosphosulfolactate phosphatase, translated as MKNIDVCLTPDLLHLHTQSLENSIVVVADVFRATSCMVTAFAYGVESILPVATVEECKSLQERGYLAAAERNAQKVDGFELDNSPFSYMDERLIGSRIAMTTTNGTLAITRSRGAVKVLVGSFLNLEAITRYLKAQQYDVLILCAGWKGRVNLEDTLFAGALIERLRDEFMVPEDSGLMAWRMYVQAQKDLPAFLAASSHVRRLHRLSIQKDIIYCLQHDLYDVVPVLRGNALVCMEV; from the coding sequence ATGAAAAATATTGACGTTTGTCTTACCCCCGACTTACTGCATCTTCATACCCAATCGCTTGAAAATTCAATTGTTGTTGTTGCCGATGTATTTCGCGCTACGTCCTGCATGGTCACTGCTTTTGCCTACGGTGTAGAGAGCATTCTGCCCGTTGCAACCGTCGAAGAGTGCAAATCTCTGCAAGAGCGTGGCTATCTGGCAGCAGCCGAGCGGAATGCCCAGAAAGTGGATGGATTTGAGCTGGATAATTCGCCGTTCAGTTACATGGACGAGCGCCTCATTGGTTCAAGAATTGCCATGACTACTACCAACGGTACGTTAGCCATTACGCGTTCGAGAGGAGCCGTGAAGGTGCTGGTTGGTTCATTCCTGAATCTGGAAGCCATTACCCGTTATCTGAAAGCGCAGCAGTATGATGTGTTGATCTTGTGTGCGGGCTGGAAAGGACGCGTCAATTTGGAGGATACACTTTTTGCGGGTGCGTTGATCGAGCGGCTGCGGGATGAGTTTATGGTACCCGAAGACAGCGGTTTGATGGCGTGGCGAATGTACGTACAGGCCCAGAAAGACTTACCAGCTTTTCTGGCGGCTTCGTCGCACGTGCGGCGGCTTCATCGGCTCAGCATTCAGAAAGATATTATCTACTGCCTCCAGCATGATTTATACGACGTTGTTCCCGTACTGCGGGGCAATGCGCTGGTGTGTATGGAAGTCTGA